Proteins from a genomic interval of Phycisphaerae bacterium:
- the rplP gene encoding 50S ribosomal protein L16, producing the protein MALMPARVKFRKHHRGKVRGNATRGNKVSYGEYGLQTLEAGWISGRQIEAGRMCASHYLQRQGRVIIRIFPHKSVSSKPLETRMGKGKGEPDYWVAVVKPGTVLFEIGGVEEDVARQALSRVARKMPQRCRFVRRRHGL; encoded by the coding sequence ATGGCATTGATGCCGGCACGAGTGAAGTTTCGCAAGCACCATCGAGGGAAGGTGCGCGGGAATGCCACGCGCGGCAACAAGGTGTCGTACGGGGAGTACGGGTTGCAGACGCTGGAGGCGGGCTGGATATCGGGGCGGCAGATCGAGGCGGGGCGGATGTGCGCGTCGCATTATCTGCAGCGGCAGGGGCGTGTGATCATCCGGATATTTCCGCACAAGAGCGTGTCGAGCAAGCCGCTGGAGACGCGCATGGGCAAGGGCAAGGGCGAGCCGGATTACTGGGTCGCCGTGGTCAAGCCTGGGACGGTGCTTTTTGAGATCGGCGGAGTCGAGGAAGACGTGGCGCGGCAGGCGCTTTCGCGGGTGGCGCGGAAGATGCCGCAGCGTTGCCGGTTCGTCCGGCGGCGACACGGGTTGTAG
- the rpsC gene encoding 30S ribosomal protein S3 produces MGQKVHPIGFRVGVTEDWRSRWYAPKAAYAEFLIEDEKIRKLIDVQLNRTSPFAGCAGVEIERTRNEVKVVLATARPGMVIGPKGAEVDKLREKLEELIDRKVAVNIKEIKNPDLNAQLISLDICEQLKKRASFRRVMKMHCESSMQAGALGVKIICKGRLGGAEMSRQETQKLGSIPLQTLRANVDYGFAQAFTTYGAIGVRVWLYKGEYRDLKEAEQAVEPAGGEGGDGRRRRGGAE; encoded by the coding sequence ATGGGACAAAAGGTTCATCCAATCGGTTTTCGCGTCGGAGTCACTGAGGACTGGCGGTCGCGCTGGTACGCGCCAAAGGCGGCGTACGCCGAGTTTCTCATTGAAGATGAGAAGATCCGGAAGCTGATCGACGTGCAACTCAATCGGACGTCGCCGTTCGCGGGATGCGCCGGGGTGGAGATCGAGCGGACGCGAAACGAAGTGAAGGTGGTTCTGGCGACGGCGCGACCGGGCATGGTGATCGGCCCGAAGGGGGCGGAGGTCGACAAGCTGCGGGAGAAGCTGGAGGAGCTGATCGACCGCAAGGTGGCCGTCAATATCAAGGAGATCAAGAACCCGGATCTGAACGCGCAGCTCATCTCCCTGGATATCTGCGAGCAGCTGAAGAAGCGGGCGAGCTTCCGGCGGGTGATGAAGATGCACTGCGAGTCGTCGATGCAGGCGGGTGCGCTGGGGGTCAAGATCATCTGCAAAGGGCGACTGGGCGGGGCGGAGATGTCGCGGCAGGAGACGCAGAAGCTGGGCTCGATTCCGTTGCAGACTCTGCGGGCGAACGTGGACTACGGTTTTGCCCAGGCGTTTACGACGTATGGGGCGATCGGCGTTCGGGTGTGGTTGTACAAGGGGGAATATCGGGATTTGAAGGAAGCGGAGCAGGCGGTGGAGCCGGCGGGCGGCGAAGGCGGCGACGGTCGGCGTCGGCGCGGCGGGGCGGAATAG